The genomic interval TGAAGGGGCAGATCCTTCTGATTGTCAAGAAAGAAATCAGATGTACTCACATGAAGCATCTTATCATTCATTTGATGCTGTGGAGAAGCTCAGCAAGTCACGCATTAAAATCAGACATGGAGGCAAAAATGGAATAAATAAGACAACCCAAGTGGCTCAGCTTCATGGTGCTCCTGGTTATACGTGCATAATCAATGAAATGACTACCTTGCAGATGAATGAAAGCCACAAGCCGGTACCTTCTGCAGTAAATGATGCTTATCTGAAGAATGATTTAACCGATGGGCTAATAGATAGTGTTCCTCCCACAAAAATTGTGACAGAGCTTCCTGCTTATGGTGCTAGCGAACAGAACTGTGAAGTTGGTGTTGCActtcaaaataaatatggtATGTGTGGGTCCAATTCAATTGATATGCCATTTGGTGCGTGTGAATACGGCCATGGacattttttgaaagtttcaccatcttcaagcccactgtCCAATTCATGTGGTAGCAAGGGTGATTCTGAGAAATTGATGGCTCCAAAGTTTGGGGCTTCTGGAATTCTTTTTGAAGGTACTGGACATGTCTCTTCGCCAACATACTCTGATGAGGACATAGATTCAAACTCATTTTTCGTCGCCTCTGTGGTTGCTTTGAGGAAAGCAATAAAGGAGGCACAAGACAAGATGGCATTTGCAAAAGAATCAATGGCAAGAAAGAAGGAAGGCCTTCAAAATCATGCCAATTTGAGTTCTAATTATGGCCTCAAAACTGAGCTGAGAAGGGAGGGTAAAGCTACAGACAAGGCAAAGGGGTATAAAGAGAAGAAGGATTCAGAGATGTATGAGATGGAGGATGCTCCAGAGCAAGCTTTTGCAGGTACGGGGGAGCAAAATATGATGAGAACGGGCCGCACAGTAGGCTTTGGGATCAGGAAGTCACCTTTGGGAACTGAAGCAGCTTTAGAAGAACAATTTTATGAACCTGTTACCACAGGTAAACATGAAGTAATGCTAGAGTTTAAACAGACTGACAGCACAAAGAAAGAAGGCTTTCAGAAGCCAGAAGAAAGTAGTGAGAGATCAAATGCAGTTGAAGAGGCTCATAAGCAGGAAATTGAAAGGAATGTAAGAACAGTTGAAGCTGCAGTCAAAACTGAAGAACACAAGGGCAGATGAAGCCTCAGGAGTGGGTAGAAAATGGAAAGCAAGGAAAAGATGATTGTGAGGAGGAAGACATTCAGAAGGAACAAGAATATGCCCACTGGGAAAAAGACACTGAAAAGAGGCTAGACAAAGTTCATGAGAAATTAGTAATTGAGACGAGATTTAATGACATCcacaatgagaaagaaaatgggaaGAGTCTTGAAGTGAATGGTGATTTGGAAGGAAATAAGAAGCTGCAAGAGGCTGGAGAAAATGAGATGTTACATAAAGGGGTTGTTTATAGGATTGAAGATAAAGACAAAAGACTAAAGGGGACTTGCAAATGGATAGAAGCTGAGAAGATACAAACAGACATTGATCAGACTGCAGTAGACGAGAAAAGATTGAAAGTGGCCCAAGAAGCTCTTAGTTGCAAGGAAAACAATCTTGACACTGCTGATGATCAATATAAGCAGGATGAAAGTAAAGACCTAAATGAAAATCAAAAAGTGAGTAGACATattgaaaatgatagaaatgTGGATGTAACGTTTGAGGTACCTGCACATGATGAGAATGGAAGTAAAATTGAAGGAAATAAGGATTCCATTAAACTGGAGGAGAATGTAAAAAGGGCAGAAGGTGTTAAAGTTGAAATTGAGGTAAGAATGACCGAAGAATCCCTTTATGATGAGGACAAGCATGAGACAATTGATGATGGATTTAAGCAGGATGGAAGTGAGAAGCTAAGCAAAAATCATGAAGCCAGCAGACAAAAAGACAATGATACGGATGTGGAAGTAACTTCAGAGGCACCTGCACATGAAGAAAATGGAAGTACAATGGAAGTAAATACATCTTCCTTTGAACACAAAGAGAATGGGGAAGATTTAGCAGCAGTTAAAGAGGAAAATGACACGGAAGATAAGGAGATACTTGAAACAGTTGGTTTTACTCGAGATGCCTGCAGACTAGCTGAGATAAAGCAGCAAATGGAAGATGTGATAGATACAGTTGGTTTTGACTCAGAAAGGGT from Juglans microcarpa x Juglans regia isolate MS1-56 chromosome 4S, Jm3101_v1.0, whole genome shotgun sequence carries:
- the LOC121263217 gene encoding LOW QUALITY PROTEIN: auxilin-like protein 1 (The sequence of the model RefSeq protein was modified relative to this genomic sequence to represent the inferred CDS: deleted 2 bases in 1 codon), whose protein sequence is MDYQASSSTLSNKVSNAHSVGLKTVYDGAFSAPTSQFGATNLSSRVLDYGEIFTCSEASRGSSIPFLDVPAPNDSNVSVDVPSSKLDYSKVFGSFGESDFSLSFEELISEPKTRNGFSDKERNPAERGSPFEGADPSDCQERNQMYSHEASYHSFDAVEKLSKSRIKIRHGGKNGINKTTQVAQLHGAPGYTCIINEMTTLQMNESHKPVPSAVNDAYLKNDLTDGLIDSVPPTKIVTELPAYGASEQNCEVGVALQNKYGMCGSNSIDMPFGACEYGHGHFLKVSPSSSPLSNSCGSKGDSEKLMAPKFGASGILFEGTGHVSSPTYSDEDIDSNSFFVASVVALRKAIKEAQDKMAFAKESMARKKEGLQNHANLSSNYGLKTELRREGKATDKAKGYKEKKDSEMYEMEDAPEQAFAGTGEQNMMRTGRTVGFGIRKSPLGTEAALEEQFYEPVTTGKHEVMLEFKQTDSTKKEGFQKPEESSERSNAVEEAHKQEIERNVRTVEAAVKTEEHKGMKPQEWVENGKQGKDDCEEEDIQKEQEYAHWEKDTEKRLDKVHEKLVIETRFNDIHNEKENGKSLEVNGDLEGNKKLQEAGENEMLHKGVVYRIEDKDKRLKGTCKWIEAEKIQTDIDQTAVDEKRLKVAQEALSCKENNLDTADDQYKQDESKDLNENQKVSRHIENDRNVDVTFEVPAHDENGSKIEGNKDSIKLEENVKRAEGVKVEIEVRMTEESLYDEDKHETIDDGFKQDGSEKLSKNHEASRQKDNDTDVEVTSEAPAHEENGSTMEVNTSSFEHKENGEDLAAVKEENDTEDKEILETVGFTRDACRLAEIKQQMEDVIDTVGFDSERVNFVKTDMSGLQQNYQHEEEHKIAFNLAGNIEESAPELGNMTVKEVEFARCQEEDGNCTMSSHKEKCIYGNKVKADPEEDGNNSTSSHEGRWVDDGNKMKAVQLPSMFQGEGNRLETAQEIKIAQITEKNGTHQSTLTMEEKESNTTEQKDVETEEEHFKNIDEAQEREREREKIAVERAIHEARERAFAEVRERAERAAAEARQKVTAEAREKLAKTSAVNEKSPAEKAAIKARLKAERAAVERATVEARVRALERAIFKKAAFKARHQAEKYVDEKLSGASKDNGRRQSFSPHDPHHKGSSSTSNTKYPNSSSHGDVSYSPHSTERFDGTNDESAQRCIARSEMHERVAERVAKALAEKNMRDVLAQKEQAERNRLAVSLDADVKRWSSGKEWNLRALLSTLQYILGPDSGWQPIPLTDITTTSAVKKAYRKATLFVHPDKLQQRGANIEQKYICEKVFDLLKEAWNRFNVEEW